A region of the Arthrobacter sp. FW306-07-I genome:
TCAGTGCCGGCGCCACCATATGGTTCTACATTGAACCCGTAGTCGATTCCGTGCCGGACCCGGCGAGCTACTTTGTTGCCGTTAGTGCCGGGTTCCTGGCACTGATCCTGAGTTTTTCAGTCAGTGTCGGGATCAGTGTTCATGCAGCTCGTTTTGCGGGGCCGGCCGACAGCCCGCAAGCTGACAAGAGTGCCGACCTTTTTCTAAGCCGGCACACGAGTGGGCGCTTCCCCATGGGGCGTCGTTCCTACGAGTCGGCGACGAGTTCCAGCTCGAAGCCATCGGAGTTTACGAGGTAGGCAGCGTAATGGTCCGGACCGTCCGCATTTGGATACTTATCCACGAACAGCGGGCTCCAGCCGTGATGTCCGCTCTCGCCAGCCAAAGCATCAACACTTTCTCGGCTCCCGGCCTTGAACGCCAAGTGGTTCAGACCTGGCGTCGTGCGCTGATATTCTCGGCTGCTCAGGTCGGGTGATTCTTCAACAACTATGTAGGTGGGACCAAGCCTCCAGCTGATTCCGCTGCCCCAGTTCTGATAGTTCTCGTATCCCAAGCTGGACAGGATCCAACCCCATTCATTCTTAGCCCGGTTCAGGTTCGGTACCCACAACTCAATGTGGTGCAGGACGCCTTTGAAGTCATCGTTCACCTCGCGAGTCTTTCACGAGTCCAGATCCCATCCCGCTTCAGGTCCGCCTCTGACGTCTCACTTGCAAAGTGCAGAGAAGCGACCAAGGTCCGCCGCGAGTTCGTCAAAACCCTCCTGGCCCGCAAGCAGGCACCCAAGGGCTGGCAATACTTCACCGTCCACGCCATCACCCACCACTCCGAAACCGCCAGCGGATACGACGGAAAGGTCGCCGCCGAAATGGTTGGGGCCAAGGTCGAAGAAACCAGCCGCTGGGGCTGGAACCCGCTGCGGGATCACGTCGCCAAAACCGAGGCGCGGCCCGAGTTCTCCCTGATCGCGCTGGTGTGCGCAGGGTACGAGAAGACCATCGCCAAAGACTCATGGCGGTCCCCGAGCCAGACGCACCGGGACTACCTGAACCAGTTGGTCACGTGGGGATACACCCCCAGCGAGGTCGAAAGCATCATCATCGACGGGCAGAAGCCAGCCGAGGACGACGCGGCCGGATAAACACCCTTGCCGGGCGGAAACCCCGTCCGGCAAGGACCCCGGCCACTCACCATGTAAGGGCCAGGAACCTTCCAGAAGTCGGGCGGTCCGCCGCCAGGGCGAACCACAGCAGCCAATCACCAGCGACGGACCGCCGATCAACGCACCCATTCCCCACTCCACCAAGCTGCCGCGCGCCCAGGGACAACGACGTCCCCCGGGCAGCTGCAGGCACCACCCACAACATTCAGCTAGGCTGAATCCGTAGATTTCCTTTGCCGAGGAGAACGCAGAAGGGCCGGCTCTTTTGAGTCGGCCCTTCTTGTGTCTCCAGGCCACCGCGGGCCCTTGACGGGGTAGAAATCAGCCCGGGACGTTCCGGGGATCGTTGCCGTAACTGTTCTTGGAGCTGATCTGACCGTCCTGGTTCTTGATCACGTGCTCCACCTTGTCAGCCTGGGCCGCTGCCCGGCCCGCAGTTACCGCTTCGTCCTTGGTGCTGTAGCCGGCACCGAACGCGCGGCCAGTGCCCTCGCGCTTGTTCTTCCATGAACCGTCTTCGTAGTACGTCTCGATATCGCCCTGAGCCACTGCACACTCCCTCTGCCGTTCGGATGCTGACACCCGCTGCAACGCGGGTAGGGAAAAGCCCCGCAACGCTGGGAGCTGCAGGGCTTTCCTCGAAACCACTTCGCTTGATGGGGGCCAAGCGAAGAAGCTTGACTCCAAACAATAATAGCAAGCATGCTTATCATTCAAGCTGCGGCACAGACTCGATGATGAGGTGAACGATGGAGTGCAATGACGAACAGCACGCTGTGGTGTCGGTAATCAACAACCTGGCCGGCAGGTTTCCCGGCCGCGCCAGGATCGACATCGAGGACGCGGTCTGCGAAGAGTATTCAACCTTCAATTCGGGCCCGGTGCGGACGATGGTCCCCGCCCTGGTCGAGCATGCCGCCATCAAGCGACTCCAAGGCGGCTGCCTTTAGAAGCACCTCGGGCACGTTCCCCATGGTCTGTAAGTCTTTACCCGGTTGCTCCGTGAGCAGCTGGCAGGCTGGTGCTGTGGCCCGGCTGGGGCGTGACTCACCCATGGTATTGCCTCCCAAACTGAGCTTTTGCGGAGTGCGCTTGCTTGGATATGTCCGCCCTTGCCGGCCCGGCATCGGTTCTGTCTACAGCGCTGGCCTGATTAGAAGCATGCCCACCCGAACCGGGTGTGGCCCATTACAGACCTGCCACGCCGTAACCTCACTGATGCGCTTTCATTTCCCGGTACCAAAGGAGGAACAGATGATCGTTGCAGAACACTTCGCCTTCGTCGTCGGCATTGACACCCACGCCAAAACCCACACCCTCGCCATCATCAACACCACCAGCGGCGGAGAGATCGCGAACGAAACATTCCCGGCCACCTCAACCGGAGGCAACCGCGCATTGTCTTGGATTCTGAGGCACACTGGTGTGCCTCAGGAGCACGTGCTCCTCTCCATGGAAGGAACCGGATCGTACGGTGCGAAGCTACGGCAACAAGCCTCCGACGCCGGCTTCCAAGTCACCGAAGCTCCCGTTCCGAACCAGCGATTGGGCCGCTACCAAGGTAAATCCGATGCCATGGATGCGACCCGTGCAGCACGAGCTGTTCTCAGCCTCCCGGTAGAGCACTTGCCGGAACCACGCTCGGGTCAGAATCACATGGCCCTACGGATCCTCTCCAACGCACGCAGGACGATGGCACGAGAACGCACCGCAGCCATCAACGCCCTGACTGCACTCCTGCGCGTCGTAGACCTCGGTCTGGATGCGCGCAAGCCCCTGAGCATCACCCAAATCAACACCATCGCAGGTTGGAGAGAACGAGACGAGGAATTCGGAACCAAAACATGCCGCCGCGAAGCGGTCAGGCTCGCTCAGCAAATCCTGACCCTCCAGGGACAAATGGCCAAGAACCACACAGAACTCGAAACACTCGTCCTGCAAGTACAGCCGGGGCTCTTGCAGGTCTACGGCATCGGCCCAGTCCTGGCCGCAATCATCCTCACCGCTTGGTCACACACCGGGCGAGTACGATCTGAAGCCGCATTCGCAGCTCTTGCCGGCACCTGTCCGGTCCCAGCCTCGTCCGGCAGCACCAAGAGGTTCCGGCTAAATCGCGGGGGCGATCGCCAACTCAACAAAGCCATCTACACGATCGCCCTCATCAGAATGAACCGGGACCCAATTACCAGAGGCTACGTGATGAAGCGAACAAGCCAGGGAAAAACCAAGAAGGAAATCATCCGAAGCCTCAAGCGTTACATAACACGGCAACTTTATCGAACACTGAGTGGGGCGCCGGAAGTCGTACTTTCAGCAAGTTGATTGCGGCAAGGAGGTTCTAGATCTGCCGAATGCTTAGAAGAAAAGGGGTCCTCGCCGCTTTCCTGATTCGTTGCCGTCTCCTCTAGGAGACGGCTTAGCCTTCGAAGCGACTGCAGCTGCAAGCCCAACGAAGGCGGCGATCAGAAGTAGATTGAAGAGTATATCGGTAACGTTCGAACCCCGGCTAAGCGTAACCACCGTGACTATAACAAATGCAGCGCCACATGAAAGGCACAAAAGACATGTAATCTTCGCCCAGACAGGCAAAAGGTTCAATTGACTCAGCATTTATCCCCCTATTTACTAAGTAGAGCTTAGCCCCAATTCTAAGAGAAATCTAGGTTTGCTCAGCTGCGGCGGTTACGTCTCAGGTCGGGTCGGACTGGACGCCTGGGGGTGGAAAGGAGCTGACACATGCCACGGTTTGGAGCACTCGCGAGGGCGCCCCAAACCGTGGTCGAGTCTAGAGTTACGTCATCCGGAACTGTAGGTAGTACTCGCCGAACGCCCCACCTACGTGCGTGCAGGGTGTGACGATCACCGCGTAATAAGTCAGCAACTGTTGGTACCTATCCTGGCAATTGCGCTCGGCCCTGAATGTTTCGGTCTGCAGAACTCCCACGACATCCGGAGAAGGCGCAGCGGCGCTAGCGGCCGCCATACCGGAAAATGCCGCTCCTCCGGCAATTGTGACGATGGCAGCGGCACGTGTGATTGCATTTCTCATTATTCCCCCAGGCTGAAACGGACCTTACATGGCAATGATTCTCCTCACGGGACTTCTCCGAAAAATGAGACCTTTATCGGAGCCTTTTAAGAGGTTTGTCCTGCGAAGTGATAAATGCCTATCGGCACCTTCCTGGAAGTCAAGAAGAACTTTCTGACTCTTCCTTGATCTTGGAGAGTGTTATCAGGAGAAGAATCGTGCCCTGCGCGGGCCAGCGATCTTCTGCCGAATTTCGCCCCCCGGGATTAATCCTTTGCGCGTTGCCAGCGCCAAGCGTGCCAGAACATCAGTGCGAGAACGGTGGCAACGCCGATGAAGACGCTGGGGGGTGCGAAGGTGAAGAGAACGTAGGCCATGCTGACCCGATCTGTCATGCTCACTTCCAAGGAGCCATTCAGGAGCGCCAATAGTCCTCCCAGGATAAAGCCCCCGGACAACGCCCACAGAACTAGGATGAACGGATTTAGCCGCGGCGGGAGTCCGCCCTCTTTCGTGGTTTCGGCAGTTATGTCTTCTGGTCTCATACCGTCTTCACGGATCATCACGGAAACCAATGCTTTCGTACTGCCCACTTTCCATGCCAATCCCCCCTCTAGTTTGGACGCAGTTCGCAGACCGCTTGAAGCCCAGCGTAGCCTCCGCAAGATACGTGGGTACTGGAGCCTACGTCTCGGCCCGGACCCAACCCAACCGATGGGTTGACGAATATAGAAGCATCCATACCCTGCGCTGCCGACGCACCGGCCGCGGGGGTCAATGATCCCCAGCAGGGACGACACCTATTCAGCCTGCCAGCCAAGCACTAGCGCGAACGTCACGAGGGCGTCCGTAGCCATCTCAGGCACATGGGGGCTGGCGCCGGGGAAACCTGCGGGGATGGCCACAGTCGCCCGCGGCGTCATCCGTCGTGCATAGGAGGATTCTTATGCGGGGATATGGTCCCAGGTGGCGCCATATGCGCGTGGGGACTTCTTCTTGGCTTGATAGAAGTCCCACCCCTGATCCCTGCTGGTGAAGATCTCTTCATAAACCGTATCGTCGCCTTCATCGTAGGACTTCCAGGTGACTCGGTAGTTCCGGCTTGGATCTTCATATCCGCTGGTCGGCTCGTGTCGCATCTTTCATACTCCCTCTGATGCTGGGTATCTGACGGCATTCTGTGATCACTATATGGCGTCAAGTCGTATGCCGACTTAGCGTCGTTTCAAACCAGCACCCTCCTGCAGCCGGCTGGATCGCTCGTGTCGTTTTCAGAAGCCGACTGCACAAAGTCCCGCGTGATTCCGCGGTTTGTGCAGACGGGTTGTGATCAGTGAATGCTCGCTACCTGAGGCTCCGTCACTGAGATAGACCGGGAACCAGAAGCTGCTTCACCGCAAGAACAGTCTCAGCTAGCTGCGCGAGCCGGCAGATGTGAACAGGACTTCTGACATCTGTGCAATCAGCTTCAGAAATCGACAACGGGTGTCGTTTTCAGAAGCTGATTGCACAACTTCCCGCGTGATTCCGCGGTTTGTGCAGACGGGTTGTGATCAGTGAATGATCGCTACTCCTATGCACAAGTGCCGCTTTGTTCTCCACTCGTGTTCACAATTCGCTACGTCGATTCGGCCGCCCCCGAAGGATCGGCAATCGGTACCCCGTATGAGACGATCTTCGGCCGTTAGCTACAGTGAACCAGGTGACCCCTGAGAGGAAACTGTCCTGCAGCCGCTCTTTCGTGTGGCTGGCCTGCATAGCCGGTACCGTGCATGCCGGGTTCAGCTTGTACTGGGCCCTAGGCGGGCAGTGGCTATTGGCCACGGTCGGACAATGGGCAGTCCAGCTGTCAGCCGAGGCCCCCTCCAGGCAGGACTCGGGCTAGGAATTGTTGCGGCAGTGAAGTTGCTGGCAGCGACTATCCCCGTGGCCGTCGCCTATGGACGAATGCCCCGGCGGAGGTTCTGGCGTGCCGTGAGCTGGGCGGGCGGACTGCTCCTTGTCGTATACGGGGGTGTGAACATCATAGTCAGCGGTGCGGTTCTTGGAGGCGTGGTTCGTCCTGCAGGCGGCTATGACCTCAACGCGATGATCGGCCACGCCTGGTTGTGGGACCCCCTGTTCTTCCTGTGGGGTGCAGCCCTAGTGTTATCGCTCTGGTTCTCGCGCAGGAGCTCAACGGAGGTTGCCTAAGCCGATCGTCCAACGGGTGGCGTTTGTGCCAACTAACCTCGTTCAGAACCAGGCAGTTGCCTGATCGGCATCATGCTTGTCAGACTTCAGCGCAAGCCCCGCTAGGTACTGTGGGGTGTCCGAACAGGACGAAGGTGGTGCCGTCATTCTCGAGAACCGAGACGTAGCTCGGGCCGAAAAGAGAGACTACTGATTCGCAGATGATGATCGCGCTCTTGGCCTCCTCGCTACCGTCGGCGCCGCGCGGGTCCACAAGGCTGGTGTCGATGCGAATTTTGCCCGGTTCGGTTTCGGTTACAGATTTGATTTTTCCCAACCATGGCGCGTTCTTTTTTGCTGTCTTGAAGTCGGCAGTCTTGTCCCGGCCGCCATTATTCACGCTGGCAATGGGGCCAGGTGGTGCAGCAGCTCGACTGGCTACCGTCTGGGCCGGCATAGCCGCATGTGATGCCTTCTGCGGATCAGACGCTGAGCAGCCACAGAGCAGCGTGACAACAGCAGCTCCAACCAAACCGGACACCGGGAAAGAGATCCCGTTGGCATCTGACCGCCGTGCATTCTTCGGTTTGTTCCGTTGCATGTTCTTGTCCCCCAATATTTGCAACCGCACTAAGTGATGCTCGAGCCTTCAGCATCGCACCCGGAAATGCCTCCGTGAAGGGTTTTCTAGAAGGGGAAGCGACTCCTACCCCCAACACAGTGAAGACCGCTCTGCTGGTACCCAGTGATGGATGGGCGCCCGATCTGGGGCAGGCATGAAGTCCTCCACCAAATTGCATCCTCGTTTTCCGCACCTCGCGCTCAAATCAACGTATGGTGTGGGCATGGAAGCAGAGGACGCTGCCGGCGGTGGGACTCCAGAGCAAGTACTGGCTCTGATCACCTTGGTGGAGTCGTCCGGCTGGCCCACTGCTGCACTTGAGCAAGATAGCTACTTTCAGAAGCTTGGACTTCGACAACTTCCCGGAGCTCCGCAGGAGGGAGCACCACCGGCAGTCGTCGGAGGGGTCGTCGCTGATTCCGCATCGACAACTCCAATCGGCTCCTGGATGACACATGAAGGCGAACTGGTGGGGATCAGCCTCTTTTTTCAGGATGAGCAGGACAGACCACACGCGCGAACTTCTGATTTGTTCGGCTATATACACTCCCTGATTCGCCGAAAATATGGAGAACCGTTGGACGACACGGTTGAACCATCGGGCAACGCGTCTGCCCTTTGGAAGGTCCGCGGAACAGCTATCGAGCTCTACAGACACGTCAAGCCGTCCTTTGCTATCCAGGTCGGGCTCAACAACATAGAGCGCGCTTCAGCTCGCAACGACGGGAAGCTAACGGGAACCTGGAACCACTAAGCACGATAGGCGGCGTGCGGTAAAGGATCGGATTAATGGAAAGCCCGCTCCGTGCAGCGACCGGCTTCCGGGCGTCCCGCGATCGACGATTCTCAAAGCCACAATCATTCGTTCACCGCACCACTTGACTCCACCGCTAGGCTCAGGGCATGGGCCCGAGGAATTGGAAGAAGCAGCCAACCAAAGCGGAGGCAGTGGTTATGTGCCTTCTCGCCCTGTCGCTATTCGTCAGCAACCTATACGGCGTGCTTGCAGAGGGCAACAGAGCGAGAGTCGGGTATTGGATTTCGCAGGCCTTGAACGTAGGCCTGCTGCTATTCGGCCTCTGGTGGTACCGCCGGGCCGGCAGAAAGTCCCCCAGGCAACCTTAATACTCAATACGTCCGTTCTGGGATCCGGAAATGACTGCTCTGACCTTCCAGAAATCGGGGGCGATGATGACGTGGCACCGAGAGATCGCCATAGCCACTAGGCCGAAAAAGTGATCAGCACAGGGCCATTGATTTGCGCGGACAAGTAGGATGTGAGGACCCAGCGCAGGGAGGATACTGCAATGCTTCAGGCCCTACGGCGTTACTTTCGAACCGCCATGCGCTTCCCGAAGCGGTCCCTGTCTTATCTGCGATCCATGAGGACCAGCGGCCTTGTACTGGGGATCGCGTGGCTCGTTCTAGCGATGATATGGGTAAACCCGTTGAGGACGACCTTGTTGGTCACCGTTAGTCTCGGCTTTCTTCTGCAAGCGGTTTTAGTCAACAAGGAGATACGTCGCCGCGAAAACACAGTCGACGAACCTCTCTAATGACAAGATCTGCTTTCCAATCCTGGCTGGTAGCGGTGAAGGATCCTTTACCGACCGAACTGAAAGTAGCAGGCGGGCTCTCGCTTGTCCTCAAGGGCTTGAGTTGTAGTGCCGGCGCTTACTTAGTGAATTCCGTGCCTAGCACTTTGCCAGTGACGCCATCCAACGTCACCCGATACCCGTTCCAGGTATTCGCAAAAACAGTGCCCTCAACAGATAGGTCCATGGAAAGGTAGCATTCGCGAGAACCTGTCTCAGGAAGGTCCG
Encoded here:
- a CDS encoding DUF3995 domain-containing protein, which produces MGSPAVSRGPLQAGLGLGIVAAVKLLAATIPVAVAYGRMPRRRFWRAVSWAGGLLLVVYGGVNIIVSGAVLGGVVRPAGGYDLNAMIGHAWLWDPLFFLWGAALVLSLWFSRRSSTEVA
- a CDS encoding VOC family protein; amino-acid sequence: MNDDFKGVLHHIELWVPNLNRAKNEWGWILSSLGYENYQNWGSGISWRLGPTYIVVEESPDLSSREYQRTTPGLNHLAFKAGSRESVDALAGESGHHGWSPLFVDKYPNADGPDHYAAYLVNSDGFELELVADS
- a CDS encoding three-helix bundle dimerization domain-containing protein; protein product: MECNDEQHAVVSVINNLAGRFPGRARIDIEDAVCEEYSTFNSGPVRTMVPALVEHAAIKRLQGGCL
- a CDS encoding DUF2188 domain-containing protein; this translates as MAQGDIETYYEDGSWKNKREGTGRAFGAGYSTKDEAVTAGRAAAQADKVEHVIKNQDGQISSKNSYGNDPRNVPG
- a CDS encoding IS110 family transposase, whose product is MIVAEHFAFVVGIDTHAKTHTLAIINTTSGGEIANETFPATSTGGNRALSWILRHTGVPQEHVLLSMEGTGSYGAKLRQQASDAGFQVTEAPVPNQRLGRYQGKSDAMDATRAARAVLSLPVEHLPEPRSGQNHMALRILSNARRTMARERTAAINALTALLRVVDLGLDARKPLSITQINTIAGWRERDEEFGTKTCRREAVRLAQQILTLQGQMAKNHTELETLVLQVQPGLLQVYGIGPVLAAIILTAWSHTGRVRSEAAFAALAGTCPVPASSGSTKRFRLNRGGDRQLNKAIYTIALIRMNRDPITRGYVMKRTSQGKTKKEIIRSLKRYITRQLYRTLSGAPEVVLSAS